The Thermosinus carboxydivorans Nor1 genome includes a window with the following:
- a CDS encoding MoaD/ThiS family protein, which produces MVIEVRLYATLRRYSPASATGIVMVDVPDGITVDELLAEMEIDRHEVKMIMVNGMHSDGNRVLADGDRVGLFPPVGGG; this is translated from the coding sequence ATGGTTATCGAAGTAAGGCTGTATGCCACGCTGCGCCGGTACAGTCCTGCCAGCGCTACTGGCATTGTTATGGTCGATGTTCCCGATGGCATTACGGTGGATGAATTGTTGGCGGAAATGGAAATTGACCGGCATGAAGTAAAAATGATTATGGTTAACGGCATGCATTCCGATGGCAATCGGGTGTTGGCCGACGGTGATCGGGTCGGTCTTTTTCCGCCGGTCGGTGGTGGTTAA